The proteins below come from a single Amphiura filiformis chromosome 15, Afil_fr2py, whole genome shotgun sequence genomic window:
- the LOC140172034 gene encoding TNF receptor-associated factor 3-like, which produces MVINPVTSLLLQEIGMPLLNRLSIAMLEVCNARMISMENQMGMHAIRLAEQDFANYEGVLLWKIKDFARRKRDADSGKTRSLYSQPFYTSRNGYKMCARICLNGDGMGKGTHVSLFFVVMRGDYDAFLPWPFRQKVTLMLLDQETGRHHLSDSFRPDPMSSSFQRPTTEMNIASGCPLFANQTVLKDQMYVKDDVVFIKVIVDTSDLYGPWVTLRLLDQETGRCHLSDSFRPDPKLSSFQRPTTEMNIASGCPLFANQTVLKDQMYVKDDVVFIKVIVDTSDLYGPWILYTVNINPEMRGKSIDY; this is translated from the exons atggtaattaatcctgttacatcactacttctgcaGGAAATTGGTATGCCTCTGTTAAACAGATTGAGCATTGCCATGCTTGAGG TGTGTAATGCCAGGATGATATCGATGGAGAATCAGATGGGGATGCACGCTATCCGCCTGGCTGAACAGGACTTCGCAAACTACGAGGGTGTCCTGCTGTGGAAAATCAAGGATTTTGCTCGCCGCAAGCGAGATGCAGATAGCGGCAAAACCCGGTCTCTTTACAGCCAGCCTTTCTACACCAGTCGCAATGGTTACAAGATGTGTGCGAGAATCTGCCTGAATGGTGATGGCATGGGAAAAGGAAcgcatgtgtctcttttttttGTGGTGATGAGAGGCGATTACGACGCATTTCTACCATGGCCTTTTCGTCAAAAG GTTACTTTGATGCTTTTGGATCAAGAGACGGGACGGCATCATTTGTCGGACAGCTTTCGACCGGACCCCATGTCGAGCAGTTTCCAGCGCCCAACAACGGAGATGAACATTGCATCGGGCTGCCCTTTATTTGCGAATCAGACAGTTCTGAAAGATCAGATGTACGTGAAGGACGACGTGGTTTTTATCAAGGTGATAGTAGATACATCGGATTTGTACGGCCCTTGG GTTACTTTGAGGCTTTTGGATCAAGAGACGGGACGGTGTCATTTGTCGGACAGCTTTCGACCGGACCCAAAGTTGAGCAGTTTCCAGCGCCCAACAACGGAGATGAACATTGCATCAGGCTGCCCTTTATTTGCGAATCAGACAGTTCTGAAAGATCAGATGTACGTGAAGGACGACGTGGTTTTTATCAAGGTGATAGTAGATACATCGGATTTGTACGGCCCTTGG ATCCTGTACACTGTAAATATAAACCCAGAAATGCGAGGAAAATCAATTGACTATTAG